In Sporanaerobacter acetigenes DSM 13106, the DNA window AAGCAATAAAACAAATACTGCGATAAGTTTAAAAAAAATGACCCATTAGCTCAGGCGGTAGAGCACCTGACTTTTAATCAGGGTGTCCGGCGTTCGAGTCGCCGATGGGTCACCACTAATATGGAGAGGTACCGAAGAGGTCATAACGGGGCGGTCTTGAAAACCGTTAGGGTCTTCCGGCCCACGTGGGTTCGAATCCCACCCTCTCCGCCATTTGAAAGATATGGAGAAGTACTCAAGCGGCTGAAGAGGCTCCCCTGCTAAGGGAGTAGGTCCTTCACGGGGCGCGAGGGTTCAAATCCCTCCTTCTCCGCCAGTAGTTAGTTTGGGCCTTTAGCTCAGTTGGTTAGAGCGTCCGGCTCATAACCGGCAGGTCCGGGGTTCGAGTCCCTGAAGGCCCACCAAACTTTTTATTGGTCTTGGCTATAGGGGTGTAGTTCAGTGGTAGAACGTCGGTCTCCAAAACCGAATGTCGTGGGTTCGAGTCCTGCCACCCCTGCCAGCCTACATATTAAAAAATAGGGGCGCATAGCTCAGCTGGGAGAGCACCTGCCTTACAAGCAGGGGGTCATAGGTTCGAGCCCTATTGCGCCCACCAAATTAAACCTAAAGGGCTTGTAGCTCAGGTGGTTAGAGCGCACGCCTGATAAGCGTGAGGTCGGTGGTTCGAGTCCACCCAGGCCCACCAAATTAGACCTATAGGGGCCTTTAGCTCAGTTGGTTAGAGCGTCCGGCTCATAACCGGCAGGTCCGGGGTTCGAGTCCCTGAAGGCCCACCATTATTTAGCCCAGATAGCTCAGTCGGTATAAGCAGAGAACCAAAATCGTGTATTTCGATTTTGAGTGAATCGCTTAGTCCGCGTTGCTAGGGTATGATTAGTAGATAAAATTTCATACTGCTGTAGTGTGAAAAAATTAGCCCAGATAGCTCAGTCGGTAGAGCAGGGGACTGAAAATCCCCGTGTCGGTGGTTCGATTCCGCCTCTGGGCACCATTTATATAAAAAAACAGTAGATAACTGCAGGAAAGTTATCTACTGTTTTTTTAACAATTCATAAATTATATTTTTAATATTATCTATGATGAAAATCTTTTCTATTTGAATCAACAATATGTTTTCAGGAAGATTGTATATTGTATTGTCCTTTATATCTAACTTTGGCTCGAAATTTTCTAAATTTACATAAATGCATTTTTTCAGATTTGATAGAATACCATGTTCTATTTGAAATTGAATCCTTAACATACCTTTTTTTGGCTTCCAATTCAAATTATAGCTATTTTTATAGACTATTATTGGTTCTTTCGGAAATTTGTCAGTTACACAATTTATATTTATTATGTCATTAGATATTTGAAAATTTTTTATCGTGATTTTTAGGCATTTGTTCTTAGTATCCTCATATGGTATTTGAATAGTACTTTTCTCTTTGATTACATCCAGTATTTTTAGAATATAAGGTAAATAATATATATCATCATAATTGTGTTTTAAAATTAGTTTTTTGCTTTGTTCATTTTTGTTATTTATATAGTCATAGAAAAGCGAAATACATTCACCTCCAGACAATTCATCATCTCTATTTATATTCAAGTATTTTTCAATAGATTTAAGTTTTAAATTTTCAATTTCAAATAAATATTTGTTATTTTTCACTATTTTATATATATCAATTGATTTGGATATGG includes these proteins:
- a CDS encoding ribonuclease H-like domain-containing protein, with translation MDILYSNVQYNLDLKKYFKDSKICFFDIETTGFSRKNDTVYLVGILSCNDEEYTLKQYILESIDEEIVLLRTLIPEFENPNYIINFNGDSFDIPFLNHKYKKYNIDYEIPISKSIDIYKIVKNNKYLFEIENLKLKSIEKYLNINRDDELSGGECISLFYDYINNKNEQSKKLILKHNYDDIYYLPYILKILDVIKEKSTIQIPYEDTKNKCLKITIKNFQISNDIININCVTDKFPKEPIIVYKNSYNLNWKPKKGMLRIQFQIEHGILSNLKKCIYVNLENFEPKLDIKDNTIYNLPENILLIQIEKIFIIDNIKNIIYELLKKQ